In Myxococcus virescens, a single window of DNA contains:
- a CDS encoding methyl-accepting chemotaxis protein: protein MSLDTPNEKPAGKARARKAPASKAGATNAASTSSSTKAITDTLLTVLSGNLQARVPKELVGESGAELAHLLNQVLDQFAASEHRKHVAAQEIDQALDALIGLVREGDLSRWNTTTEDPQLGPLLEGFGKVIETLRTFVREINEAALRLSSSANQVLAASTQHETSSTEQAAAIHETTATMEELKHASAQIAENAGSVARVAEETLGAARAGRGAIGEFIQAMQQIRSDGVAVADSIAKLSKRVERIGTVVEVIDEIADRSDLLALNAALEGSRAGEAGKGFSIVAAEMRRLAENVLDSTKEIKNLITEIREATAAAAGAAEASKSATESGEKLGAVAAQAVEGILAGVQETSDAARVINLATQQQRTATEQVVASMAEIEDVTRQTTQASKQATGAAAELTQLAGRLAELIKRFKAD, encoded by the coding sequence ATGTCCCTGGACACCCCCAACGAGAAGCCCGCTGGCAAGGCTCGCGCCCGGAAGGCCCCCGCCTCCAAGGCCGGCGCCACGAACGCGGCGTCGACCTCTTCCTCCACCAAGGCCATCACCGACACGCTGCTGACGGTGCTGTCCGGCAACCTGCAGGCCCGCGTGCCCAAGGAGCTGGTCGGTGAGTCCGGCGCGGAGCTGGCGCACCTGCTCAACCAGGTGCTGGACCAGTTCGCGGCCTCCGAGCACCGCAAGCACGTGGCGGCGCAGGAGATCGACCAGGCGTTGGACGCGCTCATCGGCCTGGTGCGCGAGGGCGATCTGTCCCGGTGGAACACCACCACCGAAGACCCGCAGCTCGGGCCCCTGCTGGAGGGCTTCGGGAAGGTCATCGAGACGCTGCGCACCTTCGTGCGGGAGATCAACGAGGCGGCCCTGAGGCTGTCCTCGTCCGCCAACCAGGTGCTGGCGGCCTCCACGCAGCATGAGACGTCCTCCACGGAGCAGGCGGCGGCCATCCACGAGACGACCGCCACCATGGAGGAGCTGAAGCACGCGTCGGCGCAGATCGCCGAGAACGCGGGCAGCGTGGCGCGCGTGGCGGAAGAGACGCTGGGCGCGGCGCGCGCGGGCCGGGGCGCCATTGGCGAGTTCATCCAGGCCATGCAGCAGATCCGCAGCGACGGCGTCGCGGTGGCGGACTCCATCGCGAAGCTGTCCAAGCGCGTGGAGCGCATCGGCACGGTGGTGGAGGTCATCGACGAGATCGCGGACCGCTCCGACCTGCTGGCGCTGAACGCGGCGCTGGAAGGCAGCCGCGCGGGGGAGGCCGGCAAGGGCTTCTCCATCGTCGCGGCGGAGATGCGGCGTCTGGCGGAGAACGTCCTGGACTCCACCAAGGAGATCAAGAACCTCATCACCGAGATTCGCGAGGCCACGGCCGCCGCGGCCGGCGCCGCCGAGGCGTCCAAGTCCGCCACGGAGTCCGGTGAGAAGCTGGGCGCGGTGGCGGCGCAGGCGGTGGAAGGCATCCTCGCTGGCGTCCAGGAGACGAGCGACGCGGCCCGCGTCATCAACCTCGCCACGCAGCAGCAGCGCACGGCCACCGAGCAGGTGGTGGCCTCCATGGCGGAGATCGAGGACGTGACGCGCCAGACGACGCAGGCCTCGAAGCAGGCCACGGGCGCGGCCGCGGAGCTGACGCAGTTGGCCGGACGGCTGGCCGAGCTCATCAAGCGGTTCAAGGCCGACTAG
- a CDS encoding Frizzy aggregation protein FrzB — protein sequence MNDDAFHEKEEEVDLLFFDIGATLYGTDASQVLRIDRALPEDLTLAELGLPHRGNRAIVFDTPAGEAHLKVDAVHGVRSIPVNSLRRMPPTAGAAAYAVGVCLEEARTVLLIDLVETARTQGRH from the coding sequence GTGAACGACGACGCCTTCCATGAGAAGGAGGAAGAGGTGGACCTCCTCTTCTTCGACATCGGCGCCACGCTCTACGGCACGGATGCGTCCCAGGTGCTGCGCATCGACCGCGCGCTGCCGGAGGACCTCACGCTGGCGGAGCTGGGCCTGCCTCACCGGGGCAACCGCGCCATCGTCTTCGACACCCCGGCGGGTGAAGCCCACCTCAAGGTGGACGCCGTGCACGGTGTGCGCTCCATCCCCGTCAATTCCTTGCGCCGGATGCCTCCCACGGCCGGCGCCGCAGCCTACGCAGTCGGTGTGTGCCTGGAAGAGGCCCGCACCGTGTTGCTCATCGATCTGGTCGAAACCGCAAGGACTCAAGGAAGGCACTGA
- a CDS encoding chemotaxis protein CheW — MAPDRALAAQARPEQEFFCFRVGDLRLGVPSENVLEVLRAGLLTPLPRTPSFIMGVTGHRGEVLPVLDLLRFLSKGEARIGPRTRLFVGVTGSYVAGVVADTVLGLRRIPVADILPPPLGGDAAAEHLLGVVQASGNQEAINLLNFSKLLQTARQRAVAR, encoded by the coding sequence ATGGCTCCGGACCGCGCCTTGGCCGCCCAGGCCCGGCCGGAGCAGGAGTTCTTCTGCTTCCGCGTGGGCGACCTCCGCCTGGGCGTGCCCAGTGAGAACGTGCTCGAAGTGCTTCGGGCCGGTCTGCTCACGCCCTTGCCCCGGACCCCGTCCTTCATCATGGGCGTCACCGGCCACCGGGGCGAGGTGCTCCCGGTGCTGGACCTGCTGCGCTTCCTCTCCAAGGGAGAGGCCCGCATCGGCCCGCGCACCCGCCTGTTCGTCGGCGTCACGGGCAGCTATGTGGCCGGCGTCGTCGCGGACACGGTGCTGGGGCTGCGCCGCATTCCCGTGGCGGACATCCTCCCACCGCCCCTGGGCGGCGACGCCGCGGCCGAGCACCTGCTGGGCGTGGTGCAGGCCAGCGGCAACCAGGAGGCCATCAACCTCCTCAACTTCTCCAAGCTGCTCCAGACGGCGCGGCAGCGGGCGGTGGCGCGGTGA
- a CDS encoding hybrid sensor histidine kinase/response regulator — protein MDTEALKKSLLKKFQEVTADRLQKIQLGVLDLEKETADQAAEDVARELHTMKGEARMLGLAAIGQLAHAAEDVLRAEREGKTATEVATDVLLRACDVLSDLNEDLSGANTGNPASEEMVRMLADVSGQTPPAIAGARPVAPPPAPPPASVAAPVVAPAAVAAPPAPVQAPVAPPPPQAPVAEPGAHAAASAPHPAAGHGRDEEAPSAAKSAVADRSIRVNVEVLDALGLLAGDLLVESARGRLRSSETEALFERFSRLGDRFLRLAEEIDISNELREQLDRVESDLHMLRDDAFRFVRRNDDGINTLHGNLAKMADHVAEARLVPLSTVFDAFPRAVREMSRTQGKEVDLVIENADIGVDRSMLGDVRDALVHLLRNSVDHGVESPDTRQQLGKPLNGRIRIRVRVDGDMLHIEVEDDGRGIDPERLRQAAISKRLINAVQAAALSEREAIELIFRPGFSTRDQVSELSGRGVGMDVVKRKVETLGGSVGVSSRIGRGSTITLRLPQSLALMKVLLVRLGDDVYGMPAADVEAVMRVKPDDRLEIFGTLAVRHRGKPTALVALGPLLGLNGGNRFDKPPAVVVRHGEDHAALVVDGFVDEREVAVKPCGGEFLKAAPFIAGTAALEDGRIAVLLHVPDIMAEVRRMARPVTQAPAAKRLRVLLVDDSPIARATEGALVKALGHSVEEAQDGEEAYVKVQNNTYDLILTDVQMPKLDGFSLARRLKSTPAVARIPVIILSSLASPEDKRRGLDAGADAYLVKGELGVEVLAQAIDRLT, from the coding sequence ATGGACACCGAGGCTCTCAAGAAATCCCTCCTGAAGAAGTTCCAGGAGGTCACCGCCGACCGCCTCCAGAAGATTCAGCTGGGGGTATTGGACCTGGAGAAGGAGACCGCGGACCAGGCCGCGGAGGACGTCGCGCGCGAGCTGCACACGATGAAGGGCGAGGCCCGCATGTTGGGTCTGGCCGCCATCGGGCAGCTGGCGCACGCCGCCGAGGACGTCCTGCGCGCAGAGCGCGAGGGCAAGACGGCCACCGAGGTGGCCACCGACGTCCTGCTCAGGGCGTGCGACGTCCTCTCCGATCTCAACGAAGACCTGTCCGGCGCCAACACGGGCAACCCGGCCAGCGAGGAGATGGTCCGCATGCTCGCGGACGTCTCCGGACAGACGCCGCCGGCCATCGCTGGCGCACGGCCCGTGGCGCCGCCTCCCGCACCGCCGCCGGCCTCTGTCGCCGCGCCCGTGGTGGCACCGGCGGCCGTCGCCGCGCCGCCCGCGCCGGTGCAGGCTCCGGTGGCACCGCCCCCGCCGCAGGCCCCCGTGGCCGAGCCGGGAGCGCACGCCGCTGCATCCGCGCCTCACCCGGCCGCCGGGCATGGCCGTGACGAGGAGGCCCCGAGCGCCGCGAAGTCCGCGGTGGCCGACCGGAGCATCCGCGTCAACGTGGAGGTGCTCGACGCGCTGGGGTTGCTCGCGGGCGACCTGCTGGTGGAGAGCGCCCGCGGCCGGCTGCGCAGCTCGGAGACGGAGGCGTTGTTCGAGCGCTTCAGCCGCCTGGGGGACCGCTTCCTCCGGCTGGCGGAAGAAATCGACATCTCGAACGAGCTGCGTGAGCAGCTGGACCGCGTGGAGAGCGACCTCCACATGCTGCGCGACGACGCGTTCCGCTTCGTGCGCCGCAACGATGACGGCATCAACACACTGCACGGCAACCTGGCGAAGATGGCGGACCACGTGGCCGAGGCCCGGCTGGTGCCGCTGTCCACCGTGTTCGACGCCTTCCCGCGCGCCGTTCGCGAGATGTCGCGCACGCAGGGCAAGGAAGTGGACTTGGTCATCGAGAACGCCGACATCGGCGTGGACCGGTCCATGCTGGGCGACGTGCGCGACGCGCTGGTGCACTTGCTGCGCAACTCGGTGGACCACGGCGTGGAGTCCCCGGACACGCGCCAGCAGCTGGGCAAGCCGCTCAACGGCCGCATCCGCATCCGCGTGCGCGTGGACGGCGACATGCTCCACATCGAAGTGGAGGACGACGGCCGCGGCATCGACCCGGAGCGGCTGCGTCAGGCGGCCATCTCCAAGCGCCTCATCAACGCGGTGCAGGCCGCTGCGCTGTCGGAGCGCGAGGCCATCGAGCTCATCTTCCGCCCCGGTTTCTCCACCCGCGACCAGGTCAGCGAGCTGTCTGGCCGTGGCGTGGGAATGGACGTGGTGAAGCGCAAGGTGGAGACGCTGGGCGGCTCGGTGGGCGTGAGCAGCCGCATCGGTCGTGGCTCCACCATCACCCTGCGTCTGCCGCAGTCGCTGGCGTTGATGAAGGTGCTGCTGGTGCGCCTGGGGGACGACGTCTACGGCATGCCCGCCGCGGACGTGGAAGCCGTCATGCGCGTCAAGCCGGATGACCGGCTGGAGATCTTCGGCACGCTGGCTGTGCGGCACCGTGGCAAGCCCACGGCGCTGGTGGCGTTGGGGCCGCTGTTGGGCCTCAACGGCGGCAATCGCTTCGACAAGCCCCCCGCGGTGGTGGTGCGTCACGGCGAGGACCACGCGGCGCTGGTGGTGGACGGCTTCGTGGACGAGCGCGAAGTGGCCGTGAAGCCTTGCGGCGGCGAGTTCCTCAAGGCCGCGCCCTTCATCGCCGGCACCGCGGCGCTGGAGGACGGGCGCATCGCCGTGCTGCTCCATGTCCCGGACATCATGGCGGAGGTGCGCCGGATGGCCCGCCCCGTCACCCAGGCCCCCGCCGCCAAGCGCCTCCGGGTGCTGCTGGTGGACGACTCGCCCATTGCCCGCGCCACGGAAGGGGCGCTGGTGAAGGCGCTGGGGCACTCGGTGGAGGAAGCCCAGGACGGCGAAGAGGCCTACGTGAAGGTGCAGAACAACACCTACGACCTCATCCTCACGGACGTGCAGATGCCCAAGCTGGACGGGTTCTCGCTGGCGCGGCGGCTCAAGTCGACGCCCGCGGTGGCTCGCATTCCGGTCATCATCCTGTCGTCGCTCGCCTCGCCCGAGGACAAGCGGCGCGGGTTGGATGCCGGTGCGGACGCGTACCTCGTCAAGGGCGAGCTGGGCGTGGAGGTTCTCGCGCAGGCCATCGACCGGCTGACCTGA